The window CAAACTAGGTAAATCAAAATCAATTTTTTCATTGATTTCCAAAATGGGTTTACCCTTCTCCAAAGGAAGAGAAACATAAAACTGAGTTCCCACTCCAAGTTCACTTTCTACCCAGATTTTCCCTTTCATCAATTCCACCAATTGTTTAGAGATTGTGGTACCAAGACCAGTCCCTCCAAATTTTCGACTCATGGAAACATCGGCTTGTGTGAAAGGATCAAAAATTTTTTCCATTCGATCCTCAGCAATCCCGATCCCACTATCTTGGATGTGAAACAAAACTTCCCCATCTTTAGTTGTAATGTTTAGGTGGATGAACCCTTCTTTAGTAAACTTAATGGCGTTCCCAAGTAAGTTCGTTAAAATTTGTCGAATGCGAAGACTATCACCTTTATAATATTCTTCCAAATTTTCACCGAGCATATAACGAAAATCTAATCCTTTTCGTTTGGATTCAATTCCCATTGTGGAACAAACCTGATCAACTAGAGAAATCAATGAAAAATCTATAATTTCTAATTCTACAGCACCGCGATCGAGTTTAGCAGAATTTAATACATCATTAAGCAATCTTAACAATGATTTGGCGGAATTTTTAACAGTTTCTAAATGATTTTTTTGATTACCAATTAAGTCACCCGATAACAATACTTCAGTAAATCCAATAATGGCATTCATCGGAGTTCTGATTTCGTGACTCATATTTGCCAAAAATGTCGTTTTAGTAATTGCAGCCATCTCCGCTTTTTCTTTAGAATCAATCAGTGCTTCTTCAATCATCCTTCGATCAGTATTATCTAAAATCACCCCATCCAAAAATTTAACCTTATTGTTTTCATCTAAAACGAGACCACCATATTCTAAAACCCAACGGATCTCCCCCGATTTTTGAATGATCCGGTAGTTTAATACAAATGTATCAGACAAATCGATGGCATTTTGGATGATATTGGCGACATGGGCACGATCTTCCGGGTGAATGATTTCGGTAAAAGTACGTTTGCGATTTGGTTGCAAAAAGTCTTTCGCAGGATATCCAGATAAAGTTGAAATTGCATCACTCATAAAAACAGAGGTCCAGTCTTCATCAACGAGACATCTGTAAACAACACCGGGGATGTTTTGGATGAAGGACTTTAATTGTTCCTCATTTTCCTTGAGAGCATTTTCAATCAAAATCCTTTCCGAAATGTCACTAATGAGTCCAACAAAGATATCATCTTGCGGAAGTTTTGTGTGACCAATTGCCAATCGAATTGGGAAGGTAGTTCCATCTTTTCGAATGGCAAGCGTTTCCCGACCCACCCCAATGATTTTAGCATCCCCAGTTTTTAAATAATTAGAAAGGTAATGGTCATGTTCACCTTGAAAGGGGCTCGGCATCAGAATACTTACATTTTTCCCAATGATTTCTTTTGTTTTCCAACCAAACATCTTTTCGGCGGTAATATTAAACTCTTGGATGATCCCTTTTGTATTAATCATCACAATTGCATCAGCCGCAGTTTCAATGATTGCCCGTAACCTAGATTCACTTTTCAATAGATTTTGAAAAAGATCTTTATAACTAATAAAAGCAATGGTAACTACAGCAGAACCAATCACAAAAATACTTCCAAAACCAACTAGAGCGACCATAAACAATTGATCAGAAGATGAGTTATCTAACACCTGGTTTGGTTCGATGACAAAACGAGCCGCAGCCATACCCGTATAATGCATTCCAGATATAGCACTACCCATAACGATACCGCTAAACAAAGTGAGATAAAAACTTCGAATTTTTAAATTAGAATTTTTTAATCGGAACTGAATGAAAATAGAAAGAATCGCAAAAGAAATTGCAACAACGAGGGAAACCAAAAATAAATACGGATCATACATTAACCTTGGCCGCATTTCCATTGCAGCCATTCCCATATAATGCATAAATCCAATGCCGGCACCAACAAGGATTCCGACAGAAATTAATTCCTTACGTGTGATCCTTTTTTTGCTTAATGTTTGTAATGCGAAAAAAGAAGCAAAAAAACTGGGAAGGATAGATAAAATGGTAGTTAGTTTATGGTAAGTGACTTTTGTGCACAATTCAAAAGACAGCATACCAATAAAGTGCATCGACCAAACGGCTCCACCCATCGATAGACTCGAAGTAAATAGAATTGCTAAACGAGAGTATTTGTTCTCAACGTTGGAAAAACGACTGAGCATGTATAAGGAAATCCAAGATGCAAAAATAGAAATCAAAATCGAAAGGGAAACCAACCAATAATTATAAGTTCCTTCCACAAAGTTTAATTGGTTTGCATCTAAGATAAAAAAATGTTTTAGCAATTCGATTCCCATTGACTCTGTTCCTACACCAACTAAATCCTATCATTCATCTACGGATTCTTTGGATACTCGCAAATTAGATGGATTCTAATTTCTTTCTTTTATTTTAAGTACTATTACTAAAAACAAAGAGGATGTTCCTTTACATGCAATCAATTGTAAGAATATTCACTATAAAGAAAATAACTAAGTTTTTTACGGAATCAAAACATAACGTACATTCATATATTCGAATTTACTAAATTAATTTTTGCTCGAATCAAACAAAAATAGTCCAATTGGTTCACCAATATTCACAGCCAAGTAAGTAGACCATTCGGATCACATTAAAACCATTTAAGGAAAAAGGATCGGTAATTGGCTTGCGCTCTTTCCAATCCTAAGGTTACCCTTGGCCATGGATCAAATTCTAAAAAATAAAAACGCCATTGTTACTGGTGGTGCCCTAGGAATTGGAAGAGAAACTTCCCTGTTACTTGCAAAAAAAGGGGCTCATGTCATTGTATCAGACATCAATCTAACAGAGGGTGCCCACGTTGTCACAGAAATTGAATCCTTCGGTGGTTCAGCGGAATTGATCAAATGTGATGTCACAGCCGAAGAAGAAATCATCTCCCTTGTTGAAACATTCAAATCTCGCAACCAAAGATTGGATATTATGGTAAACAATGCGGGAATTGCCAACAAACCAACATTTATGCATAAAGTGACAACAGAGGTTTGGAACCGTTTGATCTTAATGGATCTAACCAGTGTATTCTGGTGCCAAAAATATGCCACAAAATTGATGCTTGGTGACCGTATCGGTGGGTCTATTATCAATGTTGCCTCCATCGCAGGACTTGGTGCTTCTCCTTCGCTTGGACCTTATTGCGTAGCCAAAGCGGGAGTGATTGAACTGACAACCACAGGCGCCTTAGAAGTCGCACGATTTGGTGTTCGGATCAATGCAGTTTGCCCCGGTTGGACAGAAACTGCCATCCTAGATGTAGCTGGTGAAAGAGGAAAGGATGCGATGGAAAAAAATATTCCCATGGGAAGGCTTGGCAAACCATCGGAAGTGGCAAACCTCATAACCTTCTTAGCATCCGAAGAATCCAGTTTCATTACGGGATCTGTGTATCGTGTGGATGGGGGAACAAGGAGTTAAAACAAATTTAATGTTATATTCTAATTGTTTTGACTGAACTCCTCGATTATTCTAAGGAAAATAGAAACAAAAAATCAAATCCTACCTTGGGAACATTTTGAGCGTTTTTGATCTACTTCCAAAAGTTGTATTATTGTTAGATCTATTTGTAATTGGTCTTTAGAGCTAAAATAAGTTGTTATCAGACGATCTGTTAATTGTTTTTTACTATGATTGTATTCGTCTTTACAATCGTCTTCTGAATATTCGGAAAGTTGACTACAGTTCAAAAAGAAAGATAGGAATAGACCACAAAAAATCAATGAAACGTATCGCATTGTTGGATCCAAAATTATAAAAGCAAAAAATTATGCATACTAAAAATGTTTTCCTCTCCTCCCGTGAAAGGGATACGAAGGGCTTGGTCTGACGGATGTCAGACGGGAGCGTTAGCGCACCCCGGAGTAGCCCGCTCCCCGAAAGTGGATCGAATCGAAGTTCTAGTAAAAAGAATTTAATATAAATTTAATACAATGTCTTTCGGGGATTCACACGAGAAAATAAATCCTATGGCAGAAAGGATATCAGATGATTCATTAAGAAAGATTTTATTTATCTATTCCTTCTCGGTAGGAGAAGCCAGTTCCTTTTTTAGGTCTTTCATCAGAGTGCGCACAACTGTTTCTTTATCTTTTTTTACTGCTTTCATTCTATCTTTTAGATCTTTAGGAATATCAAAATACTTTTCAGCCCATAGATGAATTTCCACTAAGATAGGAAGTAAATCGATTCCTTTATTCGTTAACTGATACAGAACTTTTGCTTTGCTATCAGGATGGTCTAATTTTTCAATCAGATCATTTTCCTCGAGCAACTGAAGCCTGGATGCCAGAATATTTGTAGCAATGCCTTCTCCTGATTTCAAAAAATCACCATAAGTGCATTTTTTATGGTTCATGAGGTCTCTGATAATGAGAAGGGACCACTTATCCCCCCAGATATCAAGAGAACAACTAATGGGGCAATCTGATCTTTTTTGATTTGTTGGCATAATTTTCCAAAATTTCACTTGCAAATTGAAAGTAGTTTTCGTCCATTTTACTTGTGAATTGCAAGTGATTAGTATATGGATCTCAATTTACATGATACAAGACAAGGATAAAATATGAAACAGACAATTCTCGTTACAGGCGCTTCTTCCGGAATCGGGCTTCTGATTGCAAATAAACTCCACAAGGACGGTCATACTGTGGTCGGTACAAGCCGAAATCCAAAAAACCATTCTTCCCAAGTCCCTTTTAAAATGATTGAATTAGACATTACCTCGGATAGCTCCATCGAATCCTTTGGGAAACGATTGTTTAATGAAATTGCAAAGTTAGATGTTTTAATCAATAACGCAGGGTATTTAGTTGCAGGTCTTGCAGAAGAGACTTCGGTTGATTTAGGGAAACAACAATTTGAAACTAATTTTTGGGGGACTGTTAAAATCACCAATCAGTTGTTACCCTACTTTAGAAAACAAAGATCTGGAAAAATCATAACCGTTGGATCATTTTTAGGACTGATTGGACTACCAACCGTTTCCTACTACTCAGCCTCAAAACATGCACTTGAAGGTTACTTTAAGGTTCTACGTTTTGAACTTAGAGACTTTAACATTAAAGTAAGTATGGTGGAACCAATGAGTTTCCAAACCAATATTGGTAATAATGCGGTTCGTTCTGATTTGCAAATTGAAGATTATGATGTATTACGGAAACAAACTGCGGCTTTTTCTAAAAATGAATTCAGTAATTCGCCAACGCCTGAACCAGTGATAAGCACCATCGTTCAAGTGATTCATGAAAAAGATCCAAAATTTAATTTCCCAGTAGGCGCGGGTGCTTCCTTTATCCTTACGATGCAACACTATGCATATAAACTATTCGAAGGTGCTATCTTAAAAAAATTGCGTAACGCTAAATAATATTCGTTAACAAAGGTTTATGTAGCAAGTGGACATTCGAAAGGGGGTTGTTGTAAAGGTAATTTAAATTTTTACAACAACCCTTGATGGAAGGATTTCTCAGCTCGAATCAAATAGATTATGCGGTAATTTATCCTATCGCATGATCTCAAATAGTCGACCCAGTAAACTGTCTTGGGTTTGCATGGTTTTGGAATTGGCTTCGTAAGCGCGGTTTACTTCAATCATGTCTACCATCTCAGTCACAACAGATACATTCGAAGCTTCTAAATAACCTTGTAAGACTTGTGGGGCAAGAAGTTCTGGAAAGGCCGTAGGTTCGCCGGATTCAGGAGTGTCGGAATAAAACGAGTCCCCTTCTTTGTCTAAGTGGCGTGGGTTTTCAACCGTGCGGATTTTTAATTTATCGAGTAGGACTGGGTCTTCGAATCTGTTTTCGCTAAAATTGGTTCCGTCTTTGGGAGCGGTTCCGAGTTTGGCATTGATATAGATTTCCCCATTTTCTTTCACAAGGAAATTTCCTTGGTTCACTTGGATGGGACCTTTTTCGCCGAGAAGAGGAAACCCTTGGGGAGTCACCACAAACCCGTTTTTATCCAAAACAAAACTCCCACTCCGAGTGAGGCGTTCCCCACGATTGGTAAGAACGGAAAAGAAGGCAGGTTTTTCCATTCCAGGTTGGTCTTGCACCATCAAATCAAAAATATTATCAGTTTTTTTCACAGCCCCTTGTTCGAAGCGAGTGTACACTTCGTTTACCTCGGCACCAAACCCCAGTTTACCGACAACTGGGGATGTATCAAAGGAACCCATCGGAGTTTTTCCAATCCCATCTTCTGAGTATCGATGGAGTAACATTTCGGGAAAGGTTTTGAAGACTGTGGTATCTTTTTTAAAAGCAGTTTTATCCACATTGGCCAAATTGTTGGCAACCACATCCATTCTCACTTGTTGGGAAATCATCCCATTGGCACCAGTATAGAGTCCTCGTAACATAACGTTCCTACCTATATTTTCTTTCGACAAGATCCGCCGATTCCCCAAGAGAAAATGCGACATAGTCAAAAAAGAGTTGAAGTTTTCACGAAAATTCATAGAAAAGAAGGACATGAAGTTATCCATTGGAAACCTCCCCCAGTCGCTCACCGAAGAAGCCTTAGAAAAACTTCTTTCTGCTCATGGAAAAGTGGAACACCTCCAAATCAAACGGGACAAAATCACCAAGGTATCCTTGGGATATGGAACGGCAGATATGGCGGATGCTGATGCAACCAAAGCAATTTCGGCTCTCAACGGAAAAGAAATCGAAGGTAAGGCCATTGTCCTCGTCAACCAGGAAGAACTGACCAAATCCCAAAATGAAGCCGCGAAAAAGAAAGGAAGCCCTGCCGTTTCCAAACCTACTTTTGGCAGAAACCAAACTTCAGGTGGTGGCAATACAGGAGTCCAAAGAAGAGGCGGGTCTCGCGGTTCATAGATGAAACAGCTGACCGGCAGTTATCTTTCCATTGGAGCCGGAGAGAACCAAATCCCACTCATTCGTGCAGCAAAGGCAAGAGGGCTGAAGGTGATCTCGGTAGACACAAATCCAGAGGCTCCTGGTCTTGTGGAATCAGACATTCGCATATTAGAATCTACTCATGAGTATAGAAAAATCCTTCATGCCATGAGTCGTGTCCCTCTTCCTTTCAAACTGATGGGAGTGGGTTCCAGGTCATTTGGAAAAGCAGTTTATACAGTTTCTTATTTAGCAGAAAAATTAAAACTCCGGGGAAATCCTCGTGATACGGTAAATTTGTTTTTGGACAAAGAAAG of the Leptospira kanakyensis genome contains:
- a CDS encoding MHYT domain-containing protein, whose protein sequence is MGIELLKHFFILDANQLNFVEGTYNYWLVSLSILISIFASWISLYMLSRFSNVENKYSRLAILFTSSLSMGGAVWSMHFIGMLSFELCTKVTYHKLTTILSILPSFFASFFALQTLSKKRITRKELISVGILVGAGIGFMHYMGMAAMEMRPRLMYDPYLFLVSLVVAISFAILSIFIQFRLKNSNLKIRSFYLTLFSGIVMGSAISGMHYTGMAAARFVIEPNQVLDNSSSDQLFMVALVGFGSIFVIGSAVVTIAFISYKDLFQNLLKSESRLRAIIETAADAIVMINTKGIIQEFNITAEKMFGWKTKEIIGKNVSILMPSPFQGEHDHYLSNYLKTGDAKIIGVGRETLAIRKDGTTFPIRLAIGHTKLPQDDIFVGLISDISERILIENALKENEEQLKSFIQNIPGVVYRCLVDEDWTSVFMSDAISTLSGYPAKDFLQPNRKRTFTEIIHPEDRAHVANIIQNAIDLSDTFVLNYRIIQKSGEIRWVLEYGGLVLDENNKVKFLDGVILDNTDRRMIEEALIDSKEKAEMAAITKTTFLANMSHEIRTPMNAIIGFTEVLLSGDLIGNQKNHLETVKNSAKSLLRLLNDVLNSAKLDRGAVELEIIDFSLISLVDQVCSTMGIESKRKGLDFRYMLGENLEEYYKGDSLRIRQILTNLLGNAIKFTKEGFIHLNITTKDGEVLFHIQDSGIGIAEDRMEKIFDPFTQADVSMSRKFGGTGLGTTISKQLVELMKGKIWVESELGVGTQFYVSLPLEKGKPILEINEKIDFDLPSLDILIVDDVKQNVELIQLLMTTNGHMVDIAKNGLEALEIFKSKHFDLVLMDIQMPEMDGLEATRQIRNFEKQNSHRTPIIALSASVFEEDKQSAKDAGMDGFVSKPIDIHDLFFEIKKLLGGAVEIPNQKKSDLNSGETFQFDRGVALFGSLEKYITMLDGFFKDFKAEIEEYSDHSKDISDQQSFLHKIKGVSSNLGIVPISQVTLRLEEKLLNKLSLNKNEFESLKSAFFDAFSLFQNKYENRIPKNGNRSLEGKVISSNDKRQILKSIQDLTESFSRGSVDQQKWKNLYDLLDGTKYFTNVSEIESSIQQFDFEKTIQKLKNLKDIISGDPSADKL
- a CDS encoding SDR family NAD(P)-dependent oxidoreductase, whose amino-acid sequence is MDQILKNKNAIVTGGALGIGRETSLLLAKKGAHVIVSDINLTEGAHVVTEIESFGGSAELIKCDVTAEEEIISLVETFKSRNQRLDIMVNNAGIANKPTFMHKVTTEVWNRLILMDLTSVFWCQKYATKLMLGDRIGGSIINVASIAGLGASPSLGPYCVAKAGVIELTTTGALEVARFGVRINAVCPGWTETAILDVAGERGKDAMEKNIPMGRLGKPSEVANLITFLASEESSFITGSVYRVDGGTRS
- a CDS encoding winged helix-turn-helix transcriptional regulator — protein: MPTNQKRSDCPISCSLDIWGDKWSLLIIRDLMNHKKCTYGDFLKSGEGIATNILASRLQLLEENDLIEKLDHPDSKAKVLYQLTNKGIDLLPILVEIHLWAEKYFDIPKDLKDRMKAVKKDKETVVRTLMKDLKKELASPTEKE
- a CDS encoding SDR family NAD(P)-dependent oxidoreductase, translating into MKQTILVTGASSGIGLLIANKLHKDGHTVVGTSRNPKNHSSQVPFKMIELDITSDSSIESFGKRLFNEIAKLDVLINNAGYLVAGLAEETSVDLGKQQFETNFWGTVKITNQLLPYFRKQRSGKIITVGSFLGLIGLPTVSYYSASKHALEGYFKVLRFELRDFNIKVSMVEPMSFQTNIGNNAVRSDLQIEDYDVLRKQTAAFSKNEFSNSPTPEPVISTIVQVIHEKDPKFNFPVGAGASFILTMQHYAYKLFEGAILKKLRNAK
- a CDS encoding flagellar hook-basal body protein codes for the protein MLRGLYTGANGMISQQVRMDVVANNLANVDKTAFKKDTTVFKTFPEMLLHRYSEDGIGKTPMGSFDTSPVVGKLGFGAEVNEVYTRFEQGAVKKTDNIFDLMVQDQPGMEKPAFFSVLTNRGERLTRSGSFVLDKNGFVVTPQGFPLLGEKGPIQVNQGNFLVKENGEIYINAKLGTAPKDGTNFSENRFEDPVLLDKLKIRTVENPRHLDKEGDSFYSDTPESGEPTAFPELLAPQVLQGYLEASNVSVVTEMVDMIEVNRAYEANSKTMQTQDSLLGRLFEIMR
- a CDS encoding RNA recognition motif domain-containing protein, which translates into the protein MKLSIGNLPQSLTEEALEKLLSAHGKVEHLQIKRDKITKVSLGYGTADMADADATKAISALNGKEIEGKAIVLVNQEELTKSQNEAAKKKGSPAVSKPTFGRNQTSGGGNTGVQRRGGSRGS